A window of Auraticoccus monumenti contains these coding sequences:
- a CDS encoding HNH endonuclease signature motif containing protein → MTKHRTDAAATLLADVRGHRAAEHAAAAAVLRIAAEWADLHPPVEDDYTATATHGGRPTGAPLAGEGTPEVDEGCIAELAAALRCSTDAGTTLIGQALELRHRLPRLWALVHTGKVAPWQARLVAGRTMHLTREAATFVDDQVSAVTGKVGLTQLDRLITTAITRYMPDEAERQRVEAEEKRRFDIFPDQDGRRHGLAEVVGVLDLPDALDLNAAIGAGARMLAEAGVDKSLDVRRSMAAGELARSQPALDLTTPQPDLLDTTATPSATPAGAGASESTSDPAGPTADARSGATPEARTAVPADAPAAAAADTGHADQTPGSAAPDAATDRSPTTVWPGRAPARVTLYLHLSADALTGTSTSGWVGNTGTPVTADQIRDWCGRPDTKITVRPVIDLNTTLTADGYDAPDRIREHIALRDRTCVFPWCSRPAHPRSQRERRDGTAKWSTDADHIQPYDTGGPTSTDNLAPLCRKHHRLKTHTRWRYRMVALGHYEWTSPHGLRFRRGPDGATIDVDAVDAVGDRPTSTARRSATPHQASGSPPGRSTSRAPARAPTPVG, encoded by the coding sequence ATGACGAAGCACCGCACCGACGCCGCAGCCACCCTGCTGGCCGACGTGCGCGGACACCGCGCGGCCGAGCACGCAGCCGCCGCTGCCGTGCTCCGGATTGCCGCCGAGTGGGCCGATCTCCACCCACCGGTCGAAGACGACTACACCGCCACCGCCACCCACGGCGGCCGCCCCACCGGCGCACCACTCGCAGGTGAAGGAACCCCGGAGGTCGACGAGGGCTGCATCGCCGAGCTCGCCGCCGCCCTGCGCTGCTCCACCGACGCCGGCACCACCCTCATCGGGCAGGCCCTCGAACTGCGTCACCGACTCCCCCGGCTGTGGGCACTGGTCCACACCGGCAAGGTCGCCCCGTGGCAGGCCCGCCTGGTCGCCGGACGCACCATGCACCTCACCCGAGAAGCAGCGACCTTCGTCGACGACCAGGTCTCCGCCGTCACCGGGAAGGTCGGTCTGACCCAGCTGGACCGGCTGATCACCACCGCGATCACCCGGTACATGCCCGATGAGGCCGAGCGGCAGCGGGTCGAGGCGGAGGAGAAGCGTCGCTTCGACATCTTCCCCGACCAAGACGGCCGCCGACACGGCCTCGCGGAGGTCGTCGGGGTCCTCGACCTCCCCGACGCCCTCGACCTCAACGCCGCCATCGGCGCCGGAGCGCGGATGCTCGCCGAGGCCGGAGTCGACAAGAGCCTCGACGTCCGCCGGTCCATGGCCGCTGGTGAGCTGGCCCGGTCCCAGCCGGCCCTCGACCTGACCACCCCTCAGCCCGACCTGCTCGACACCACCGCCACACCCTCCGCGACGCCCGCCGGAGCGGGAGCCAGCGAAAGCACCAGCGACCCCGCCGGACCCACGGCCGACGCCCGAAGCGGAGCGACCCCTGAGGCGCGCACCGCCGTGCCGGCCGACGCCCCGGCTGCGGCCGCCGCCGACACCGGGCACGCCGACCAGACCCCCGGCTCAGCAGCACCCGACGCGGCGACCGATCGCTCACCGACGACCGTCTGGCCGGGTCGAGCACCCGCGCGGGTGACCCTCTACCTCCACCTCTCCGCCGACGCGCTCACCGGCACCAGCACGTCCGGCTGGGTGGGCAACACCGGCACCCCCGTCACCGCCGACCAGATCCGCGACTGGTGCGGACGCCCCGACACCAAGATCACCGTCCGACCGGTGATCGACCTCAACACCACCCTCACCGCCGACGGCTACGACGCCCCCGACCGGATCCGCGAGCACATCGCCCTCCGCGACCGCACCTGCGTCTTCCCCTGGTGCAGCCGCCCCGCCCATCCGCGCTCCCAGAGGGAGCGAAGGGACGGCACCGCCAAGTGGTCCACCGACGCCGACCACATCCAGCCCTACGACACCGGCGGGCCGACCTCCACCGACAACCTCGCCCCGCTGTGCCGCAAGCACCACCGGCTCAAGACCCACACCCGATGGCGCTACCGCATGGTCGCCCTCGGCCACTACGAGTGGACCAGCCCCCATGGCCTCCGCTTCCGACGCGGACCCGACGGTGCCACCATCGACGTCGACGCCGTCGACGCCGTCGGCGACCGCCCGACGTCGACGGCACGACGTTCCGCGACCCCACATCAGGCGTCCGGGTCACCGCCGGGACGCTCGACGTCACGGGCACCAGCCCGTGCGCCGACGCCTGTCGGCTGA
- a CDS encoding TIGR03086 family metal-binding protein has protein sequence MTTDQPTAPASTTDHRPSDEPSAAAPDATQHDTIDRADADDAVPRFTARTARFTAVLDGAAGSWDAPTPCDGWTVRDVVEHVVSTERDFLGRHGVHVGEALATTDPAAAWREHLTAVTEGLSREVAARGYDGWFGPTTIGDTMADFYGWDLVVHSWDVARATSQEWVIDEEEVRSMSATTDGWGEALYSEGICTAPVDVPDDASGQDRLLARLGRDPYWSR, from the coding sequence ATGACCACGGACCAGCCCACCGCACCCGCCTCGACCACCGACCACCGCCCGAGCGACGAGCCGTCCGCCGCGGCACCCGACGCCACCCAGCACGACACCATCGACCGTGCCGACGCAGACGACGCTGTGCCGCGGTTCACCGCCAGGACCGCGCGCTTCACGGCCGTGCTCGACGGCGCGGCCGGGAGCTGGGACGCCCCCACCCCCTGCGACGGGTGGACGGTCCGCGACGTCGTGGAGCACGTGGTCAGCACCGAGCGCGACTTCCTGGGCCGGCACGGCGTCCACGTCGGCGAGGCGCTCGCCACCACCGACCCGGCTGCCGCCTGGCGCGAGCACCTCACCGCGGTGACCGAAGGGCTGTCCCGCGAGGTCGCCGCCCGCGGCTACGACGGCTGGTTCGGGCCCACCACGATCGGCGACACCATGGCCGACTTCTACGGCTGGGACCTCGTCGTGCACAGCTGGGACGTCGCCCGGGCCACCTCGCAGGAGTGGGTCATCGACGAGGAGGAGGTGCGGTCGATGTCCGCCACGACCGACGGCTGGGGCGAGGCGCTCTACAGCGAGGGCATCTGCACCGCGCCGGTGGACGTCCCCGACGACGCCTCCGGGCAGGACCGGCTGCTGGCCCGGCTCGGGCGCGACCCCTACTGGAGCCGCTGA
- the ligD gene encoding non-homologous end-joining DNA ligase encodes MPAQGQQITVEGRTLRLTNLDKVLFAGSGTTKAELLHYYSEIAPLLLPHVRDRPTTRKRWPEGAGRTDGGRELVFFTKNIDSGTPDWVRRVRVQHSDRPVDYPVADDVATLTWFAQLAAIELHVPQWRFDARGRPLNPDRLVLDLDPGPGVGLAECALVARSARDLLAELELTTVPVTSGSKGIHLYAALDGSRSSEEVSTWARDIAGVLQRLHPDLVISVMRRSERPGKVFLDWSQNNGAKTTIAPYSLRGRGRPWVAAPRTWEELDDPALAQLELAEVLERAATLGDPMAVLLPGGGREQHPGTASGGPSSAAAGGTEGGSTGSSEPGGRSSGGTRGAAAGTSSRRREPVDAPASVAGGGAGGGAGGGGPAEEEADTSYLPMLASSPGGRRDTFSDEDGWVFEMKWDGVRAVVHADEQGVRLVSRRGLPMASTYPELTAALEPLRARRVVLDAEVVALDAAGRPSFARLQQRINLARAADVARVARGVPVQLICFDLLQLDGERLVERPYEERRERLEELVEEVGLDARIQVPPALGSDFAAAMEVSRAMGMEGLVAKRVGSRYHPGARSEQWVKIKVVKAQEVVVIGWKAGQGSRDGALGSLVMAVPRDGGLQYAGRVGTGFSQSALREAARLLEPLRRPDCPVPDVPRPDTVDVTWVDPELVGEVEYMDWTPTGRIRHPSWRGWRPDRSPDDVVVEEDVLPG; translated from the coding sequence ATGCCTGCCCAGGGTCAGCAGATCACCGTCGAGGGACGCACCCTCCGGCTGACCAACCTGGACAAGGTGCTGTTCGCGGGGTCGGGCACCACCAAGGCCGAGCTGCTGCACTACTACTCCGAGATCGCCCCGCTGCTGCTCCCCCACGTCCGGGACCGGCCGACGACCCGGAAGCGGTGGCCGGAGGGGGCCGGACGGACCGACGGTGGCCGCGAGCTGGTCTTCTTCACCAAGAACATCGACTCGGGGACGCCGGACTGGGTCCGGCGGGTGCGGGTGCAGCACTCGGACCGGCCGGTGGACTACCCGGTGGCCGACGACGTGGCGACGCTGACCTGGTTCGCCCAGCTGGCCGCCATCGAGCTGCACGTGCCGCAGTGGCGCTTCGACGCCCGGGGGCGCCCGCTGAACCCGGACCGGCTGGTGCTCGACCTCGACCCCGGTCCGGGCGTCGGGCTGGCGGAGTGCGCGCTCGTGGCCCGCAGCGCACGCGACCTGCTGGCCGAGCTGGAGCTGACCACGGTGCCGGTGACCAGCGGGAGCAAGGGCATCCACCTCTACGCCGCCCTGGACGGGTCGCGGAGCAGCGAGGAGGTCAGCACCTGGGCGCGGGACATCGCCGGGGTGCTGCAGCGGTTGCACCCGGACCTGGTGATCTCGGTGATGCGACGGAGCGAGCGTCCCGGCAAGGTGTTCCTGGACTGGAGCCAGAACAACGGCGCCAAGACGACCATCGCGCCGTACTCGTTGCGGGGGCGGGGACGTCCGTGGGTGGCGGCCCCCAGGACCTGGGAGGAGCTGGACGACCCGGCACTGGCCCAGCTGGAGCTGGCGGAGGTGCTGGAGCGGGCCGCGACGCTGGGCGACCCGATGGCGGTGCTGCTGCCCGGTGGTGGGCGGGAGCAGCACCCGGGGACGGCGTCCGGCGGACCGTCGAGCGCGGCGGCCGGGGGCACGGAGGGTGGCTCGACGGGGTCGTCGGAGCCCGGTGGACGGTCCTCCGGTGGGACTCGTGGGGCAGCTGCGGGCACGTCCTCGCGCCGTCGTGAGCCCGTCGACGCCCCGGCGAGCGTGGCGGGGGGCGGGGCGGGGGGCGGGGCGGGGGGCGGGGGACCCGCCGAGGAGGAGGCCGACACCAGCTACCTGCCCATGCTGGCCAGTTCACCCGGCGGACGTCGCGACACCTTCTCCGACGAGGACGGCTGGGTCTTCGAGATGAAGTGGGACGGCGTCCGCGCGGTGGTGCACGCCGACGAGCAGGGGGTGCGGCTGGTGTCGCGGCGGGGCCTGCCGATGGCCTCGACCTACCCCGAGCTGACGGCGGCCCTGGAGCCGCTCCGCGCCCGCCGGGTGGTGCTGGACGCCGAGGTGGTGGCCCTCGACGCGGCCGGACGACCGAGCTTCGCCCGGCTGCAGCAGCGGATCAACCTGGCCCGCGCGGCCGACGTCGCCCGGGTGGCCCGCGGCGTCCCCGTGCAGCTGATCTGCTTCGACCTGCTCCAGCTGGACGGCGAGCGCCTGGTCGAGCGGCCCTACGAGGAGCGCCGGGAGCGGCTGGAGGAGCTGGTCGAGGAGGTGGGACTCGACGCGCGGATCCAGGTCCCGCCCGCGCTGGGCTCGGACTTCGCGGCGGCCATGGAGGTCAGCCGGGCGATGGGCATGGAGGGGCTGGTGGCCAAGCGGGTCGGCTCCCGCTACCACCCGGGGGCGCGCAGCGAGCAGTGGGTGAAGATCAAGGTGGTGAAGGCCCAGGAGGTCGTCGTCATCGGCTGGAAGGCCGGTCAGGGCAGCCGCGACGGCGCGCTCGGCTCGCTGGTGATGGCGGTGCCCCGCGACGGCGGGCTGCAGTACGCGGGCCGGGTGGGGACCGGGTTCTCCCAGTCCGCGCTGCGCGAGGCCGCCCGTCTGCTGGAGCCGCTCCGGCGTCCGGACTGCCCGGTGCCCGACGTCCCCCGCCCGGACACCGTCGACGTGACCTGGGTGGACCCGGAGCTGGTCGGGGAGGTCGAGTACATGGACTGGACGCCGACCGGCCGGATCCGCCACCCGTCCTGGCGCGGGTGGCGGCCGGACCGCAGCCCCGACGACGTGGTCGTCGAGGAGGACGTGCTGCCCGGCTGA
- a CDS encoding LOG family protein: MTQEPRTPAPGPEPDPVAPSNRHRQGPVERVLDAEHRSTTDQHLLDTRGITEFVHTDPWRVLRIQSEFVEGFGTLAETGPAISVFGSARLRPGHPMYAAAEEVGRRLVQAGYAVITGGGPGIMEAANKGAAGAGGTSIGLGIELPFESRLNDYVTLGINFRYFFARKTMFVKYSQGFVVMPGGFGTFDELFEALTLVQTEKVTNFPVVLFGTSYWQGLVDWLRDQALAEGCINPVDVEMLQLSDDVDEVLDIMVNNRTPFLPSRRPVEG; this comes from the coding sequence GTGACCCAGGAACCGCGCACACCCGCTCCCGGACCCGAGCCCGACCCCGTCGCCCCGAGCAACCGGCACCGACAGGGCCCGGTCGAGCGCGTGCTCGACGCCGAGCACCGCAGCACCACCGACCAGCACCTGCTCGACACGCGTGGGATCACCGAGTTCGTGCACACCGACCCGTGGCGGGTGCTGCGGATCCAGTCCGAGTTCGTCGAGGGCTTCGGCACGCTGGCCGAGACCGGCCCGGCCATCTCCGTCTTCGGCTCGGCCCGGCTGCGCCCGGGGCACCCGATGTACGCCGCCGCGGAGGAGGTCGGACGGCGTCTGGTGCAGGCCGGCTACGCGGTGATCACCGGCGGCGGTCCGGGCATCATGGAGGCGGCCAACAAGGGGGCCGCGGGGGCGGGAGGGACCTCGATCGGTCTCGGCATCGAGCTGCCCTTCGAGAGCCGGCTGAACGACTACGTCACCCTCGGCATCAACTTCCGCTACTTCTTCGCCCGTAAGACCATGTTCGTCAAGTACTCCCAGGGCTTCGTGGTGATGCCGGGCGGGTTCGGCACCTTCGACGAGCTGTTCGAGGCCCTCACCCTGGTCCAGACCGAGAAGGTGACGAACTTCCCGGTGGTGCTGTTCGGCACCTCCTACTGGCAGGGGCTGGTGGACTGGCTGCGGGACCAGGCGCTGGCCGAGGGCTGCATCAACCCCGTCGACGTCGAGATGCTGCAGCTCAGCGACGACGTCGACGAGGTGCTGGACATCATGGTCAACAACCGCACCCCCTTCCTGCCCAGCCGCCGGCCGGTCGAGGGCTGA
- a CDS encoding heavy metal translocating P-type ATPase: MSSRTDQVTGVTVPPATRVELDIEGMTCASCANRIERRLNKLDGVTASVSYGTERAVVEHTGAVSTEDLVRAVEATGYVARVPRRAEEDAEAPEGGPDADLRHRTFVSAVLSLPVVLVSMVPVLQFEDWQWMALTLSAPVVVWGGWPFHRAAAQNLRHGAATMDTLVSVGTLAALLWSVWALLWGTAGRAPMEGMGSPLERGGTDEVYLEAATAVTTFVLAGRWFEARAKRRSGAALRALLDLGAREADLLPDGPDGDRVELVAIERLAVGDHVVVRPGGKVPTDGEVVRGRAAVDVSLLTGEPVPQEVEPGSAVTGGSLVSGGRLVVRATRVGEDTQLARMARLVDEAQNGKARVQRLADRISGVFVPVVVGIALVTLAAWIALGLGTTAAFTAAVAVLIIACPCALGLATPTALMVGTGRGAQLGILIKGPEALEATRSVDAVVLDKTGTLTTGEMTFAAALPAAGSGVDADTLVALAGSLEEHSEHPVGRAVAAEARRRGALLPVSDFTALPGAGVRGRVGPPGAEHPVLVGRAALLRAEGVPVDEDLLDALAEGEQGGTAVLVARDGTAIGVVVVADRLRDTSVEAVAGLRSLGLRPVLLTGDNAVVAHRVAAALGIEEVHAGVSPEDKVAVVRALQAEGRRVAMVGDGVNDAAALATADLGLAMGSGTDAAMEAGDVTLVRPDLRLAVDAVRLARRTLRTIKVNLFWAFAYNVAAIPLAALGFLTPMVAGAAMALSSVFVVTNSLRLRRFRSSIR; encoded by the coding sequence ATGAGCAGCCGCACCGACCAGGTCACGGGAGTGACGGTTCCCCCTGCCACCCGTGTCGAGCTCGACATCGAGGGGATGACCTGCGCCTCCTGCGCGAACCGGATCGAGCGGCGGCTCAACAAGCTGGACGGCGTCACGGCCAGCGTCAGCTACGGCACCGAGCGGGCCGTGGTGGAGCACACCGGCGCGGTCAGCACCGAGGACCTGGTGCGCGCCGTGGAGGCGACCGGGTACGTCGCCCGGGTCCCCCGCCGCGCCGAGGAGGACGCCGAGGCCCCCGAGGGTGGCCCCGACGCGGACCTGCGCCACCGCACCTTCGTCTCGGCGGTGCTGAGCCTGCCGGTGGTGCTGGTCTCGATGGTCCCGGTGCTGCAGTTCGAGGACTGGCAGTGGATGGCGCTGACCCTGTCCGCCCCGGTGGTGGTCTGGGGTGGCTGGCCCTTCCACCGTGCCGCCGCGCAGAACCTGCGCCACGGCGCGGCCACCATGGACACGCTGGTCTCGGTGGGCACCCTGGCCGCCCTGCTCTGGTCGGTGTGGGCCCTGCTGTGGGGCACCGCCGGGCGGGCGCCGATGGAGGGCATGGGCTCACCGCTGGAGCGTGGCGGCACCGACGAGGTCTACCTGGAGGCGGCCACCGCCGTCACCACCTTCGTGCTGGCCGGGCGCTGGTTCGAGGCCCGGGCCAAGCGGCGCTCGGGTGCGGCGTTGCGCGCACTGCTGGACCTGGGGGCGCGCGAGGCGGACCTGCTGCCCGACGGGCCGGACGGCGACCGGGTCGAGCTCGTCGCGATCGAGCGCCTGGCGGTCGGGGACCACGTGGTGGTCCGCCCGGGCGGGAAGGTGCCCACCGACGGCGAGGTGGTGCGCGGGCGCGCCGCGGTCGACGTGTCGCTGCTGACCGGTGAGCCGGTGCCGCAGGAGGTGGAGCCGGGGTCCGCGGTCACCGGCGGGTCGCTGGTCTCCGGCGGACGGCTGGTGGTGCGGGCCACCCGGGTGGGTGAGGACACCCAGCTGGCCCGGATGGCCCGGCTGGTGGACGAGGCGCAGAACGGCAAGGCGCGGGTGCAGCGGCTGGCCGACCGCATCTCCGGGGTGTTCGTCCCGGTGGTGGTCGGGATCGCGCTGGTGACCCTGGCGGCCTGGATCGCGCTCGGGCTCGGCACCACCGCGGCCTTCACCGCGGCGGTGGCGGTGCTGATCATCGCCTGCCCCTGCGCGCTGGGCCTGGCCACCCCGACCGCGCTGATGGTCGGGACCGGCCGCGGCGCTCAGCTCGGGATCCTGATCAAGGGCCCGGAGGCGCTGGAGGCGACCCGGAGCGTGGACGCGGTGGTGCTGGACAAGACCGGCACCCTGACCACCGGCGAGATGACCTTCGCCGCGGCGCTGCCCGCCGCGGGGTCGGGGGTCGACGCCGACACGCTGGTGGCGCTGGCCGGTTCGCTGGAGGAGCACTCCGAGCACCCGGTGGGACGTGCGGTCGCCGCCGAGGCCCGCCGTCGCGGGGCGCTGCTGCCGGTCTCGGACTTCACCGCCCTGCCCGGCGCGGGCGTCCGCGGCCGGGTGGGTCCGCCGGGGGCCGAGCACCCGGTGCTGGTGGGGCGTGCGGCGCTGCTGCGCGCCGAGGGCGTTCCGGTGGACGAGGACCTGCTGGACGCCCTGGCCGAGGGCGAGCAGGGCGGGACGGCCGTCCTGGTGGCCCGCGACGGCACCGCCATCGGGGTGGTCGTGGTGGCCGACCGGCTCCGCGACACCTCGGTCGAGGCCGTCGCCGGGCTGCGTTCGCTGGGGCTCCGGCCGGTGCTGCTGACCGGGGACAACGCCGTGGTCGCGCACCGGGTGGCGGCGGCGCTGGGCATCGAGGAGGTGCACGCCGGGGTGAGCCCGGAGGACAAGGTCGCGGTGGTGCGGGCGCTGCAGGCGGAGGGCCGCCGGGTGGCCATGGTGGGCGACGGGGTCAACGACGCGGCCGCGCTGGCCACCGCGGACCTGGGGCTGGCCATGGGCTCGGGCACCGACGCCGCGATGGAGGCCGGTGACGTGACGCTGGTGCGTCCGGACCTGCGGCTGGCCGTGGACGCCGTGCGGCTGGCCCGACGGACCCTGCGCACCATCAAGGTCAACCTGTTCTGGGCCTTCGCCTACAACGTGGCGGCGATCCCGCTGGCCGCTCTGGGCTTCCTGACGCCGATGGTGGCGGGGGCGGCGATGGCGCTGTCGTCGGTGTTCGTGGTGACGAACTCGCTGCGGCTGCGCCGGTTCCGCTCCTCGATCCGCTGA
- a CDS encoding heavy-metal-associated domain-containing protein yields the protein MSSSTTWTVTGMTCEHCVASVTEEVGEIAGVTGVQVDLSSGSVVVTSDQPVSREDVSAAVDEAGYQLV from the coding sequence ATGAGCAGCAGCACCACCTGGACCGTGACCGGCATGACCTGCGAGCACTGCGTCGCCTCGGTCACCGAGGAGGTCGGCGAGATCGCCGGCGTCACCGGCGTCCAGGTCGACCTGTCCTCCGGTTCCGTCGTCGTCACCAGCGACCAGCCCGTCTCCCGCGAGGACGTCTCCGCCGCGGTCGACGAGGCCGGCTACCAGCTGGTCTGA
- a CDS encoding metal-sensitive transcriptional regulator, with protein MEHQHGYIQRKDDYLKRLRRIEGQARGLQRMVEEEKYCIDILTQVSAMTKALHAVSMGLLEEHMTHCVVDAARAGDDEAQVKIKEATDAISRLVRS; from the coding sequence GTGGAGCACCAGCACGGCTACATCCAGCGCAAGGACGACTACCTCAAGCGGCTGCGCCGCATCGAGGGCCAGGCCCGCGGGCTGCAGCGGATGGTCGAGGAGGAGAAGTACTGCATCGACATCCTCACCCAGGTCAGCGCCATGACCAAGGCGCTGCACGCGGTCTCGATGGGTCTGCTCGAGGAGCACATGACCCACTGCGTCGTGGACGCCGCCCGTGCGGGCGACGACGAGGCGCAGGTCAAGATCAAGGAAGCCACCGACGCCATCAGCCGGCTGGTCCGGTCCTGA
- a CDS encoding aldo/keto reductase, with protein sequence MSPAAVPTTPLTLGTSFLGARGDAARTAELADRLLASPHAIDTSNAYAGGRSEQHLGAAVHRAGGLRAGQIIYSKADADPRTGVFDRDRVLTSLEESLHRLEVDHLPLYHLHDPQPRPVAELMAPGGAVETLVQLREEGVVGAIGIAAGPREMVHEYVRTGAFDAVLTHNRFTLADRSARPLMETAREQGMTVFNAAPFGGGVLADPSKQEYGYRPLPEELVRWIERLRELARDHHVELAAAALHFSVRSDLVDSTVVGITTTERLRQLERLATSVVPDAFWSDLDGLGEPPASGTD encoded by the coding sequence ATGAGCCCCGCCGCGGTCCCCACCACGCCCCTGACGCTCGGCACGTCCTTCCTCGGCGCCCGCGGGGACGCCGCCCGGACCGCCGAGCTCGCCGACCGGCTGCTGGCCTCCCCGCACGCCATCGACACCTCCAACGCCTACGCCGGCGGTCGCAGCGAGCAGCACCTGGGGGCGGCGGTGCACCGGGCCGGCGGCCTGCGCGCAGGGCAGATCATCTACTCCAAGGCCGACGCCGACCCGCGCACCGGCGTCTTCGACCGCGACCGCGTGCTCACCTCGCTGGAGGAGTCGCTGCACCGCCTCGAGGTCGACCACCTGCCGCTCTACCACCTGCACGACCCGCAGCCCCGCCCGGTGGCTGAGCTGATGGCGCCCGGCGGCGCGGTGGAGACGCTGGTGCAGCTGCGCGAGGAGGGGGTGGTGGGAGCGATCGGCATCGCGGCGGGCCCGCGCGAGATGGTGCACGAGTACGTCCGCACCGGCGCCTTCGACGCGGTCCTGACCCACAACCGCTTCACCCTGGCCGACCGCAGCGCCCGACCGCTGATGGAGACCGCGCGCGAGCAGGGCATGACGGTGTTCAACGCCGCACCCTTCGGCGGTGGAGTGCTGGCCGACCCCTCCAAGCAGGAGTACGGCTACCGGCCGCTGCCGGAGGAGCTGGTGCGCTGGATCGAACGCCTCCGCGAGCTGGCCCGGGACCACCACGTCGAGCTGGCCGCGGCCGCGCTGCACTTCTCGGTGCGCAGCGACCTGGTCGACTCCACCGTGGTCGGCATCACCACGACCGAGCGGCTGCGCCAGCTCGAGCGGCTGGCCACCTCCGTGGTCCCCGACGCCTTCTGGTCCGACCTGGACGGGCTGGGTGAGCCGCCGGCCAGCGGCACCGACTGA
- a CDS encoding DivIVA domain-containing protein, whose protein sequence is MEWAMAVVAVAVLAIGAVAATGRLGGMAEEPVRDSLRRPLPPHPLGEQDVVAVRLGVALRGYSMTEVDELLERLAREVGERDERIAALEHQLSTQDVHLGALERERDERQVRPSDRDDLESAEVFGPRPQERSA, encoded by the coding sequence ATGGAGTGGGCGATGGCCGTGGTCGCGGTGGCGGTGCTGGCGATCGGGGCCGTCGCGGCGACCGGACGGCTCGGCGGGATGGCCGAGGAGCCGGTCCGCGACTCCCTGCGCCGGCCCCTTCCCCCGCACCCGCTCGGTGAGCAGGACGTCGTCGCCGTGCGTCTCGGGGTGGCCCTGCGCGGCTACTCGATGACCGAGGTCGACGAGCTGCTGGAGCGGCTGGCCCGTGAGGTGGGGGAGCGCGACGAGCGCATCGCCGCCCTGGAGCACCAGCTCAGCACCCAGGACGTCCACCTCGGTGCGCTGGAGCGCGAGCGGGACGAGCGCCAGGTGCGCCCGTCGGACCGCGACGACCTCGAGTCCGCCGAGGTCTTCGGTCCCCGCCCGCAGGAGCGGTCGGCGTGA
- a CDS encoding DNA-3-methyladenine glycosylase I — protein MSESGAVTDSGAVVGADGLLRCPWGLSTPDYVRYHDEEWGRPVRSAAGLYERLTLEAFQSGLSWLTILRKRPAFRAAFAGFDPERVAAFGPEDTARLLTDAGIVRNRLKIEAAVTNARAVVAMGEDFTATVSDSPSPTARARRG, from the coding sequence GTGAGCGAGTCGGGTGCGGTCACCGACTCCGGCGCGGTGGTCGGCGCCGACGGGCTGCTGCGCTGCCCCTGGGGTCTGTCCACCCCCGACTACGTCCGCTACCACGACGAGGAGTGGGGCCGCCCGGTGCGCAGCGCGGCCGGGCTCTACGAGCGGCTCACCCTGGAGGCCTTCCAGTCCGGGCTCAGCTGGCTGACCATCCTGCGCAAGCGGCCGGCCTTCCGTGCCGCCTTCGCCGGCTTCGACCCCGAGCGGGTGGCGGCCTTCGGGCCGGAGGACACCGCGCGCCTGCTCACCGACGCCGGCATCGTGCGGAACCGGCTCAAGATCGAGGCGGCGGTGACCAACGCGCGGGCCGTGGTGGCCATGGGTGAGGACTTCACCGCCACCGTGTCGGATTCGCCCAGCCCGACCGCCCGCGCCCGACGCGGCTGA
- a CDS encoding DNA-3-methyladenine glycosylase I, producing MTDVPASTPESRQLSKALRAKGIRFVGPTTAYALMQAVGLVDDHLVDCHVPPGAAAA from the coding sequence CTGACCGACGTCCCCGCCAGCACCCCGGAGTCGCGCCAGCTCTCGAAGGCGCTCAGGGCGAAGGGGATACGCTTCGTCGGGCCGACCACCGCCTACGCCCTGATGCAGGCGGTCGGTCTGGTCGACGACCACCTGGTCGACTGCCACGTCCCACCCGGGGCGGCCGCAGCCTGA
- a CDS encoding SRPBCC family protein has translation MYRLSVDVWSPASPEQIWDVLLDWRGQHRWIPFTSVEVVEGTGYDVGDRVLAVSRPGPGRRQRGLVDRMRLTRVIPGHLLEVEHLGPQFRGRGEFKLVVAEGPSCTGTTIRCTEDVTGPLLVVRAAALAGPVVRPLLARSLRTLSEVALRSSTPGAAGRAS, from the coding sequence ATGTACCGACTGAGCGTGGACGTGTGGAGCCCGGCCAGCCCGGAGCAGATCTGGGACGTGCTGCTCGACTGGCGCGGCCAGCACCGGTGGATCCCCTTCACCTCGGTGGAGGTGGTGGAGGGAACCGGGTACGACGTGGGCGACCGGGTGCTGGCGGTGAGCCGTCCGGGCCCCGGCCGACGCCAGCGCGGGCTGGTGGACCGGATGCGGCTGACCCGGGTGATCCCCGGCCACCTGCTCGAGGTCGAGCACCTGGGGCCCCAGTTCCGCGGTCGCGGCGAGTTCAAGCTGGTGGTGGCCGAGGGTCCCTCCTGCACCGGCACGACCATCCGCTGCACCGAGGACGTCACCGGTCCGCTGCTGGTGGTGAGGGCCGCCGCCCTGGCCGGACCGGTGGTGCGGCCGCTGCTGGCGCGCAGCCTGCGCACCCTCTCGGAGGTGGCGCTGCGCTCGAGCACACCCGGTGCCGCGGGACGCGCCTCCTGA